Part of the Leptolyngbya sp. BL0902 genome, TTCTACCAGCACCACGTAGGCCAGATCGCCGCTCACTTCCACGGTCAGAATGTCGGTATCAATTTCGAGGTAGCTGGTGTTGGCAAAAATCCTGGCCCAGGCGTCGCGGATGTCCACCCAGCCCTTGAGGGCGTCGCGGCCTGGGTGGATGCAAAGACAGCCGATTCCCTTTGACCACACGGCCTCCATTGCTTCTAGGTCTTTTTTCTCAAAGCAGCGGTAGAACGCCTGATTGGCAGCCAAAACCAGTTCCCGATCACCAGCCATAGGGGCCTCACTGATAAGATACAAGGGTTTTCCTTGCTTCCCCCTTGAGCATAGCTAACGGCGCTGGGGTCTAGCCACCGCTGCGGCCCAGTTTTTCTGAGTCCATCCCAAACCTGACTTCTACGACCGAACCTCCCCATGCTGACGATTGAGCGTCTTTGTAAAGCCTACGGATCCAAACCCGTCCTGCAAAACCTGAGCTTGGCCCTAGAGCCGGGGGAAATCTACGGGCTGTTGGGGCCGAATGGGGCCGGAAAAACCACCACCATCAACATCATCTGCGGGCTGCTGAAGGCCGATGCTGGGGCGGTCTACCTGGGCGGACAACCCGTTACCCCTCGCACCAAGCGCCAGATCGGCATTGTGCCCCAAAGCAACCTGCTTTATACCAGCCTCTCCTGTCGGGATAATTTGGCCTTTTTGGGGCGGCTCTATGGGCTGTCTCGGCAGGAATGCCAGCGGCGGATTGAGGTGTGCCTGGGGTCGGTGAACCTACTGGAGAAGCGCGATACCCCCGTGGAGCGGCTCAGTGGCGGGATGCAGCGCCGCCTCAGCCTTGCCGCCGCCATGCTCCACAAGCCCCAACTGGTGATTTTGGACGAACCCACCACGGGCCTAGACATTGAAGCCCGTCAGGATGTGTGGCAACTGATTCGCCAACTCAAGGACATGGGGGTG contains:
- a CDS encoding nuclear transport factor 2 family protein: MAGDRELVLAANQAFYRCFEKKDLEAMEAVWSKGIGCLCIHPGRDALKGWVDIRDAWARIFANTSYLEIDTDILTVEVSGDLAYVVLVENVLQISQGRRLQARSMATNGFERMAGRWYMTHHHGSPVVD
- a CDS encoding ABC transporter ATP-binding protein, translating into MLTIERLCKAYGSKPVLQNLSLALEPGEIYGLLGPNGAGKTTTINIICGLLKADAGAVYLGGQPVTPRTKRQIGIVPQSNLLYTSLSCRDNLAFLGRLYGLSRQECQRRIEVCLGSVNLLEKRDTPVERLSGGMQRRLSLAAAMLHKPQLVILDEPTTGLDIEARQDVWQLIRQLKDMGVTVLLTSHLFDEVERLCQRIGILRQGSIVAEGTLEALRQQIPAHEIVTLDTPDPESAIRRGQELGYAHRYYGGELAFWVPDQPDLKELIARFDGVPMDSIARHPIRLEHVYLEVTRPTADLPSAAPVS